A portion of the Calothrix sp. 336/3 genome contains these proteins:
- a CDS encoding AEC family transporter codes for MLELYAKLLGFICTGFILGRVLPGTFPTRLGQVLFWVGVPISIIAFLRHTDLSGQIWIAPLVAYSATFLGILLAKLALKIQGRDGNLSQPATQGSFILASMVGNTGYLGFPITLTVVGKEYFAWALFYDMLGSLFAAYGLGVILAARFGNGTVSWGQTLRVILINPALWSFFGGLWFQQVAIPPTMELILEALAWLAIASALLLIGMRLSRLTSWQSLPQASVSVAIKMLVVPLILSTCLRLLGLRGAIATVMTLQMGMPPAFATLVLAETFNLDRDLAVTTLALGTVLLLFTLPLWLWLF; via the coding sequence TTGTTAGAACTTTACGCTAAATTACTGGGATTTATCTGTACCGGATTTATCCTGGGACGTGTGTTACCTGGGACTTTTCCAACTCGGTTGGGGCAAGTTTTGTTTTGGGTGGGTGTACCCATCAGTATTATTGCTTTTCTGCGTCACACTGATTTATCGGGACAAATATGGATTGCTCCCTTAGTTGCCTATAGTGCCACTTTTTTAGGAATCCTGTTGGCTAAGTTGGCATTAAAAATTCAGGGAAGGGATGGGAATTTATCTCAACCTGCTACCCAGGGCAGCTTTATTTTGGCTTCCATGGTGGGGAATACAGGCTATCTGGGTTTTCCCATTACTTTGACTGTGGTGGGTAAGGAATACTTTGCCTGGGCTTTATTTTACGATATGTTGGGTTCCCTGTTTGCTGCCTATGGTTTGGGTGTGATTTTGGCAGCACGTTTTGGGAATGGAACTGTCAGCTGGGGGCAAACTCTGAGGGTAATTCTGATTAATCCGGCTTTGTGGAGTTTTTTTGGGGGATTATGGTTTCAGCAAGTAGCCATTCCGCCAACCATGGAGCTTATTTTAGAGGCACTTGCCTGGTTAGCGATCGCCAGTGCTTTACTACTTATCGGTATGCGGTTGAGTCGTTTAACATCTTGGCAAAGTCTCCCCCAAGCTAGCGTGAGTGTGGCGATAAAAATGTTGGTAGTGCCGTTAATTCTCAGTACTTGCCTGCGATTATTGGGTTTGCGGGGGGCGATCGCCACAGTCATGACTCTACAAATGGGAATGCCACCAGCTTTTGCCACCCTCGTACTCGCAGAAACTTTTAATTTGGATAGGGATTTAGCTGTGACTACCCTAGCCCTGGGAACAGTGCTGTTGTTATTTACTTTACCTCTGTGGCTGTGGTTATTTTAA
- a CDS encoding DUF6671 family protein, giving the protein MTSQVMSGISTGDSLFHNRVAVLATMHRKEQVIAPIIEPQLGLNILVADKLDTDKFGTFTRDIARNGTQIEAARLKAAAALEITGATIAIASEGSFTPHPVIPYLPSNRELIVFIDKQHDLEIVGESFTTETNYHHLVVESYPQALKFAQKIGFPHHALIVMSQETQGNQIIKGITTEAELEIAVNSILASTAKAHIETDMRAMYNPTRMKNIARATQDLVTKIKSCCPKCSTPGFAITERIAGLPCAACHTPTHLTLATVYECQKCGFTQEKLYPNGEEYADPGQCMYCNP; this is encoded by the coding sequence ATGACATCTCAGGTCATGTCTGGCATATCTACAGGTGACTCCCTATTTCATAATCGTGTAGCGGTGTTAGCTACCATGCATCGCAAAGAGCAAGTGATTGCACCAATTATAGAACCACAATTAGGATTAAATATACTGGTTGCGGATAAATTAGATACAGACAAGTTCGGTACATTTACTAGAGATATTGCCCGGAACGGAACGCAAATAGAAGCAGCAAGATTAAAAGCAGCAGCAGCGTTAGAAATCACAGGAGCAACTATAGCGATCGCCAGTGAAGGTAGTTTCACTCCCCACCCAGTAATCCCCTATCTACCGAGTAATCGAGAGTTGATAGTTTTTATTGATAAACAACATGATTTAGAGATAGTGGGTGAATCTTTTACCACGGAAACAAATTACCATCATCTAGTAGTTGAAAGTTATCCGCAAGCATTAAAATTTGCCCAAAAAATTGGTTTTCCCCATCATGCTTTGATTGTGATGAGTCAGGAAACACAAGGCAATCAAATTATTAAAGGTATCACCACAGAAGCAGAATTAGAAATAGCAGTAAATAGTATTCTCGCGTCTACAGCCAAAGCTCATATTGAAACAGATATGCGAGCTATGTATAATCCCACCAGGATGAAAAATATTGCGAGAGCAACTCAAGATTTAGTCACAAAAATTAAGAGTTGTTGTCCCAAATGTTCCACCCCAGGATTTGCCATCACAGAAAGAATTGCTGGTTTACCTTGTGCTGCTTGTCATACACCAACTCATCTCACCCTTGCCACGGTTTACGAATGTCAAAAATGCGGCTTTACTCAGGAAAAATTATACCCTAATGGTGAAGAATATGCTGACCCTGGACAATGTATGTATTGCAATCCGTAA
- a CDS encoding glycosyltransferase — protein sequence MGETSPQIAIFLRSLIGGGAEKINVNLANYFAENNLKVDLVLGTADGIFLPLVSPQVRIVDLQTPKLAATLPKLVKYLRQEKPLNLLASLHYPCEIAIWAKHLARVSTRVIVCEHNTLSQEAKRLPQLTARLTPLAARFFYPWADDIITVSQEVAQDLAQVTGIPLEKIHKIYNPVITPDIGGMASQPIEHPWFCSGEVPIILGMGRLMPQKDFPTLIKAFHAVRQVQPARLVILGNGTERSPLNSLIQELDIAEDVELMNFQINPYPYMKKAAVFALSSAWEGCPNVLTEAMAVGTPVVSTNCPSGPAEILDKGKYGHLVPVGDHQAMAKSILQVLAGQHLSPPSTWLEQFSLATSATHYLKVLKLAS from the coding sequence GTGGGAGAAACTTCACCTCAAATTGCCATATTTCTACGCTCTCTCATTGGTGGAGGAGCAGAAAAAATCAATGTCAACTTAGCCAATTATTTTGCGGAGAATAACCTAAAAGTTGATTTAGTACTGGGTACAGCTGATGGAATTTTTCTGCCCTTAGTTTCACCCCAGGTGAGAATTGTGGACTTGCAAACACCAAAATTAGCTGCCACCTTGCCTAAATTAGTTAAATATCTACGTCAGGAAAAACCCCTGAATTTACTTGCCAGTTTACATTACCCCTGTGAAATAGCTATTTGGGCAAAGCATCTAGCGCGGGTATCGACACGAGTCATAGTTTGTGAACATAATACCCTCTCCCAAGAAGCCAAGCGTCTCCCCCAATTAACCGCTCGTTTAACACCCTTAGCAGCACGGTTTTTTTACCCCTGGGCAGACGATATTATTACAGTTTCTCAGGAAGTTGCCCAGGATTTAGCCCAAGTTACAGGAATACCCCTAGAAAAGATTCACAAGATTTACAACCCGGTAATTACTCCAGATATCGGTGGTATGGCATCCCAACCCATCGAACATCCTTGGTTTTGCAGTGGGGAAGTACCGATAATTTTGGGTATGGGGCGTTTAATGCCTCAAAAAGACTTTCCTACCTTGATTAAAGCATTTCATGCAGTGCGGCAGGTACAACCAGCCCGATTGGTAATTTTAGGAAATGGGACAGAGCGATCGCCACTTAATTCTCTGATTCAAGAATTAGATATTGCTGAAGATGTTGAGCTGATGAATTTCCAAATCAACCCCTACCCTTACATGAAAAAAGCTGCTGTATTTGCCCTGTCTTCTGCTTGGGAAGGTTGTCCTAACGTTCTCACAGAAGCAATGGCTGTAGGAACTCCAGTTGTTTCTACAAACTGTCCTAGCGGACCTGCCGAAATTCTAGACAAGGGGAAATATGGTCATCTTGTACCAGTAGGCGATCACCAAGCCATGGCAAAATCAATTTTACAGGTTTTAGCGGGTCAGCATCTATCTCCGCCCTCTACTTGGCTAGAACAGTTTTCCCTAGCCACTTCCGCTACTCACTACCTGAAAGTCCTCAAATTAGCCTCATAG
- a CDS encoding DUF86 domain-containing protein: protein MRDNREKLHDILEAIERIEKYALQGREAFEENELIQTWFIQHLQIIGEASRVLSADIRDENPQVPWSQMIGMRNILTHNYFEIDLDVVWLVIERELPSLKPQIQAILEKLS, encoded by the coding sequence ATGAGAGATAATCGGGAAAAATTGCATGATATTTTAGAAGCGATCGAACGAATTGAAAAATATGCACTTCAAGGAAGAGAAGCTTTTGAAGAAAATGAACTAATTCAAACTTGGTTTATTCAGCACCTACAAATTATTGGAGAAGCATCGCGTGTTTTGTCTGCCGATATTCGCGATGAGAATCCACAAGTTCCTTGGTCGCAAATGATTGGAATGAGAAATATTTTAACTCATAATTATTTTGAAATTGATTTAGATGTTGTTTGGTTAGTTATCGAGCGGGAATTACCAAGTTTGAAACCTCAAATTCAAGCTATTTTAGAAAAATTATCCTGA
- a CDS encoding tetratricopeptide repeat protein — protein MSVIIIREQRATEKGFAASLIFDGDGSEHEINITDPFTPQQEQQLEWYFEEWLTYPMLNGKKAEAAKTNVVNYGENLFNQVFHDRDAYSYYRQLRGNLAQVKIEIVGNSPEFHALHWEAIRDKDLPRPLAVDCVMVRKRTQKSAPAPIQLAESPVINLLVVVSRPDEEHDVGYRTIARPLIEVIQNSQLPVNIDLLRPGTYESLERHLEAKGAGYYHIIHFDCHGALMAYADIQEGAKRNRYTYQARWGREDIQPYEGVKAFLFLDGESKGKADPVEAGELADMLTGKGIPVCILNACQSGKQVKNPTPASPPLPASEEGLKSTPVTTPITEDRSTLTPLSASGEELGVGSNSRETSLGSRLMAAGMQMVVAMGYSVTVSAARLLVEQVYKNLFAGKEITEAIRLGRRELFHNKARKAYFNTNIDLEDWLLPVVYSNRKVDLRLRKFTPEEEEKYFNQIGDLYQYTPPEYGFIGRDLEILKIEKALFRHNILLLQGMGGTGKTTLLSYLRSWWQTTNFAPEIFYFGYDTKAWTLTQILFEIGKKVYTKYEFASFQAMNLTAQTQKILQKLRSESYILILDNLESVTGQALAIQNTLREPEQNQIRDFLSRLVGGETRVILGSRSDESWLKTAFKQNIYKLQGLDREARTELSNKILERNVGDENKIAKIRADGDFAKLMKVLAGYPLAMEVVLPNLKNLSPSEILEKLQAADINLDTGSEDKTQSILKCVEYSHSNLSPDAQSLLLFLALFSGFILQDGIPNYAEELQKLEPFKDFDFNGFDGAIQEAINWGLLSPINENLPQLLQIQPIFPFFLKAKLAELEPATREALREGFKNHYIGLAGLYNRYMESKEAQERQIGIFFCRLEYENLYNALQICLEKQETVNIFFCLFQYFYLNNYIQSVLKISEFVRNAQTTYPPEIRIGEIGLEIVMVLDRLAMSYLQTQNYPQAKASYLQIIEQLEQLQGVEVSQIKSSLASTYHQLGNVAYLLREFEQARDYYQQALQIKIEFGASEALPSEARYECAKTYHQLGRVAQDLREFEQARDYFQQALQIYIEFGDRYSFASTYHQLGNVAYLLREFEQARDYFQQALQIYIEFGDRYSSASTYHQLGNVAYLLREFEQARDYFQQALQIYIEFGDRYECAKTYHQLGSVAQDLREFEQARDYYQQALQIKIEFGDRYSSASTYHQLGMVAQDLREFEQARDYYQQALQIYIEFGDRYNCAGTYHQLGSVAQDLREFEQAHDYFQQALQIKIEFGDRYNCASTYHQLGRVAQDLREFEQARDYFQQALQIYIEFGDRYNCASTYGQLGLLAQAEENYPEARANLEKALEIYVEHGDEYMAAFTRENLQGLAE, from the coding sequence ATGTCAGTCATCATAATTCGGGAACAGCGTGCAACAGAAAAGGGTTTTGCAGCCAGTTTGATTTTTGATGGCGATGGTAGCGAGCATGAAATAAATATTACCGACCCGTTTACGCCACAGCAAGAACAGCAACTGGAATGGTATTTTGAGGAATGGCTCACCTACCCGATGTTGAACGGGAAAAAGGCAGAAGCGGCAAAAACCAATGTGGTTAATTACGGCGAAAATTTATTTAACCAGGTTTTTCATGATAGAGATGCCTACAGTTATTATCGCCAACTGCGGGGAAATTTAGCCCAGGTAAAAATTGAAATAGTCGGCAATAGCCCAGAATTTCACGCGCTCCACTGGGAAGCCATCCGGGACAAGGATTTGCCGCGACCGTTGGCGGTGGATTGCGTAATGGTACGGAAGCGCACCCAAAAATCAGCACCCGCACCCATCCAATTGGCAGAATCTCCCGTAATTAACCTGTTGGTGGTGGTTTCCCGTCCCGATGAGGAGCATGATGTGGGGTATCGTACCATTGCGCGACCGTTGATTGAGGTGATTCAAAATAGCCAATTGCCTGTAAATATTGATTTATTGCGTCCGGGAACCTACGAAAGCTTGGAGCGCCATCTGGAAGCCAAAGGTGCGGGATATTACCACATCATCCATTTCGACTGTCACGGTGCTTTGATGGCATATGCAGATATTCAGGAAGGAGCAAAGCGCAACAGGTATACCTACCAAGCTAGATGGGGACGGGAAGATATTCAACCCTATGAGGGTGTAAAGGCATTTTTATTTTTGGATGGGGAAAGCAAGGGAAAAGCCGATCCGGTGGAAGCGGGAGAATTGGCAGATATGCTGACGGGGAAGGGAATTCCTGTTTGTATTCTCAATGCCTGTCAGTCGGGGAAGCAGGTGAAGAACCCCACCCCGGCTTCGCCACCCCTCCCCGCAAGCGAGGAGGGGTTAAAATCAACACCAGTAACCACTCCCATAACTGAGGATAGGTCAACATTGACTCCCCTTTCCGCAAGCGGGGAGGAGCTGGGGGTGGGGTCAAATTCCCGCGAGACGAGTTTGGGTAGTCGGTTGATGGCTGCGGGGATGCAGATGGTGGTGGCGATGGGGTATTCGGTGACCGTTTCGGCTGCCCGGTTGCTGGTGGAGCAGGTGTATAAAAATTTGTTTGCGGGGAAGGAAATTACGGAAGCGATACGGTTGGGGAGGAGGGAATTATTTCATAATAAGGCGCGGAAGGCTTATTTTAATACCAATATTGATTTGGAAGATTGGCTTTTGCCGGTGGTTTATAGTAACCGGAAAGTGGATTTACGCTTGCGGAAGTTTACACCAGAGGAAGAGGAAAAATATTTTAATCAAATTGGAGATTTATATCAGTATACGCCACCGGAATATGGATTTATCGGGCGGGATTTGGAAATTTTAAAGATAGAGAAAGCTTTATTTCGGCACAATATTTTGCTGTTGCAGGGAATGGGAGGAACGGGAAAAACCACCCTGTTAAGTTATTTACGAAGTTGGTGGCAGACAACGAACTTTGCACCGGAGATATTTTATTTTGGGTACGATACGAAAGCTTGGACGCTGACACAGATTTTGTTTGAAATTGGCAAGAAAGTATATACAAAATATGAATTTGCCAGTTTTCAAGCGATGAACCTGACCGCACAAACACAGAAAATCTTGCAAAAACTGCGATCGGAATCCTATATTTTGATTTTGGATAATTTGGAATCGGTGACGGGGCAAGCTTTAGCGATTCAAAATACTTTGCGGGAACCAGAGCAAAACCAAATTCGAGATTTTCTAAGCCGATTAGTAGGGGGAGAAACGCGGGTAATTTTGGGTTCCCGCAGCGATGAAAGTTGGTTAAAAACAGCTTTTAAACAAAATATTTATAAATTGCAGGGATTGGATAGGGAAGCGAGAACGGAATTATCGAATAAAATCCTAGAGCGGAACGTGGGGGATGAAAATAAAATCGCCAAAATTCGAGCAGATGGGGATTTTGCGAAGTTGATGAAGGTATTGGCTGGGTATCCCCTGGCGATGGAAGTTGTATTGCCAAACTTGAAAAATCTTTCACCCAGCGAGATTTTGGAGAAACTGCAAGCGGCAGATATTAACTTAGATACGGGGAGCGAGGATAAAACCCAGAGTATTCTTAAATGTGTGGAATATTCCCACAGTAATTTGTCTCCAGATGCTCAGAGTTTGTTGTTGTTTTTGGCTCTCTTTAGCGGGTTTATTTTGCAGGATGGTATTCCTAATTATGCTGAAGAATTACAGAAACTAGAGCCGTTTAAAGATTTTGATTTCAATGGGTTTGATGGAGCCATTCAAGAAGCGATTAACTGGGGTTTATTGTCGCCTATTAATGAAAACTTACCCCAATTACTGCAAATTCAACCTATTTTTCCCTTCTTTTTAAAAGCAAAATTAGCTGAACTCGAACCCGCAACCCGCGAAGCATTGCGAGAAGGATTTAAAAATCACTATATCGGTTTAGCGGGTTTGTATAACCGCTACATGGAATCGAAGGAGGCACAGGAACGGCAAATAGGAATATTCTTCTGTCGGTTGGAGTATGAAAATTTATATAATGCCTTGCAAATTTGCTTGGAAAAGCAAGAAACCGTTAATATTTTCTTTTGTTTATTTCAATACTTTTATCTAAATAATTATATTCAAAGTGTACTGAAAATATCAGAATTTGTACGTAATGCTCAAACCACTTATCCACCAGAAATTAGAATAGGTGAGATAGGGTTAGAAATTGTGATGGTACTCGATCGCCTTGCGATGAGTTATTTACAAACCCAAAACTATCCCCAAGCCAAAGCATCCTACTTGCAAATTATCGAACAACTCGAACAACTTCAAGGTGTGGAAGTAAGCCAAATAAAATCTTCCCTCGCTAGCACTTACCACCAGTTGGGAAATGTTGCCTATCTGTTACGCGAATTCGAGCAAGCACGCGATTATTACCAACAAGCTCTCCAAATCAAAATCGAATTTGGCGCAAGCGAAGCCCTTCCCTCGGAAGCTCGCTATGAGTGTGCAAAAACTTACCACCAGTTGGGAAGGGTTGCCCAAGATTTACGCGAATTCGAGCAAGCACGCGATTATTTCCAACAAGCTCTCCAAATCTATATCGAATTTGGCGATCGCTATTCTTTTGCTAGCACTTACCACCAGTTGGGAAATGTTGCCTATCTGTTACGCGAATTCGAGCAAGCACGCGATTATTTCCAACAAGCTCTCCAAATCTATATCGAATTTGGCGATCGCTATTCTTCTGCTAGCACTTACCACCAGTTGGGAAATGTTGCCTATCTGTTACGCGAATTCGAGCAAGCACGCGATTATTTCCAACAAGCTCTCCAAATCTATATCGAATTTGGCGATCGCTATGAGTGTGCAAAAACTTACCACCAGTTGGGAAGCGTTGCCCAAGATTTACGCGAATTCGAGCAAGCACGCGATTATTACCAACAAGCTCTCCAAATCAAAATCGAATTTGGCGATCGCTATTCTTCTGCTAGCACTTACCACCAGTTGGGAATGGTTGCCCAAGATTTACGCGAATTCGAGCAAGCACGCGATTATTACCAACAAGCTCTCCAAATCTATATCGAATTTGGCGATCGCTATAACTGTGCAGGTACTTACCACCAGTTGGGAAGCGTTGCCCAAGATTTACGCGAATTCGAGCAAGCACACGATTATTTCCAACAAGCTCTCCAAATCAAAATCGAATTTGGCGATCGCTATAACTGTGCTAGCACTTACCACCAGTTGGGAAGGGTTGCCCAAGATTTACGCGAATTCGAGCAAGCACGCGATTATTTCCAACAAGCTCTCCAAATCTATATCGAATTTGGCGATCGCTATAACTGTGCTAGCACTTACGGACAATTAGGATTACTCGCACAAGCAGAGGAGAATTACCCAGAAGCTAGGGCTAATTTAGAGAAAGCCTTGGAGATATATGTTGAGCATGGAGATGAATATATGGCTGCGTTTACGCGGGAGAATTTACAGGGTTTAGCTGAATAG
- a CDS encoding D-alanyl-D-alanine carboxypeptidase family protein, giving the protein MNNPGFSDTPPNPNSTPSEDIPVAQRDLPDVTPKSSNRLPWLISGCLVLLGGIGGLVYFFTLPKKTVENSAPNIAATSTPTPTTNPDQVLGHLAYPEAPLEELEPVSVDGRILMRQAAAAKFQEMVVAARTQGINLVPISGFRSIEEQKQLFFQVAAQRNQTPAQRAALSAPPGHSEHHTGYAVDIADGSARATDLSPNFEKTKAFQWLQANAARYSFEMSFPKDNPQGVSYEPWHWRFVGDRQSLELFYKAKNLKPQP; this is encoded by the coding sequence TTGAATAATCCTGGGTTTTCCGATACGCCACCAAATCCCAATTCTACACCTAGTGAAGATATTCCCGTAGCACAGCGCGACCTACCTGATGTTACCCCCAAATCTTCTAATAGATTACCGTGGCTAATTAGTGGGTGTTTGGTTTTGCTTGGTGGTATAGGCGGCTTAGTATATTTCTTTACCCTACCGAAGAAAACTGTAGAAAATTCTGCTCCCAACATTGCAGCAACTTCTACCCCCACACCAACTACAAATCCCGATCAGGTGCTGGGACATCTTGCCTACCCTGAAGCACCCCTAGAGGAACTAGAACCTGTTTCTGTAGACGGCAGAATTCTCATGCGACAAGCTGCTGCTGCAAAATTTCAGGAAATGGTAGTTGCTGCCAGAACTCAGGGAATAAATTTGGTTCCCATCTCCGGTTTTCGCTCCATAGAAGAACAAAAACAGTTGTTTTTTCAGGTTGCGGCACAGCGAAACCAAACTCCTGCCCAACGAGCGGCTCTCAGCGCTCCTCCTGGTCATAGTGAACATCATACAGGTTATGCAGTAGATATTGCTGATGGTTCTGCCAGGGCGACTGACTTAAGCCCTAATTTTGAAAAAACCAAGGCTTTTCAATGGTTACAGGCAAATGCTGCCCGGTATAGCTTTGAAATGTCCTTCCCCAAGGATAATCCCCAGGGTGTGAGTTATGAACCATGGCATTGGAGATTTGTGGGCGATCGCCAAAGTTTGGAACTCTTCTACAAAGCTAAAAATCTCAAACCCCAACCCTAA
- a CDS encoding S-layer homology domain-containing protein, whose product MLYQKHPQIYLSLVFVFTLMTGCANSPGAKNLEQSLAADPRLSSNPVVFGTNQITNSPNPQTEVKTQPPPGFPQEIPIYTGAQFQENKLNNGTTNPNISRWLSSDPSNFIATFYRSQFAKNQWQIIQKPSDGDIGTFIAQRQDLQVKVTIQPKTVTGEAIAKPNQSQVTTELLIEYTRNATAQVTPTATPTDSPGDNSPQAGSADFIGPVLPSNLASSPANISTNSDNNILTPSDSQQFSDLNKLIPVIRQYIQDLASLGVLSVNNKADKFNQFEPNKIITRREYARWLVTTNNTLYTSNSAKQIRLVGESSQPAFSDVPRKDPDFAVIQGLAEAGLIPSSLSGDSTEVLFRPDAPLTREQMVLWKIPLDTRQALPTANLEAVKQTWGFQDVGKINPKALRAILADHQNGEQAIIRRVFGYTTLFQPQKPVTRAEAATALWYFGSQGEGISAADALKGKGR is encoded by the coding sequence GTGCTGTACCAAAAACATCCACAAATCTACCTGAGTTTAGTATTTGTTTTTACCCTGATGACAGGTTGTGCTAACAGTCCTGGGGCGAAAAACCTGGAGCAGTCTTTGGCTGCTGACCCTCGGTTAAGTAGTAACCCTGTAGTTTTTGGCACAAATCAGATAACTAATTCCCCAAATCCCCAGACAGAGGTGAAAACTCAACCACCTCCAGGATTTCCCCAGGAAATTCCTATCTATACTGGTGCTCAATTTCAGGAAAACAAACTCAATAACGGTACAACTAACCCAAATATCAGCCGTTGGTTAAGCTCTGACCCTAGCAACTTTATCGCCACTTTTTACCGCAGTCAATTTGCCAAGAATCAATGGCAGATTATTCAAAAACCCAGTGATGGTGATATTGGGACTTTTATTGCCCAGCGTCAAGATTTACAGGTGAAAGTGACTATTCAACCCAAAACTGTGACAGGGGAGGCGATCGCCAAGCCGAATCAGTCCCAAGTCACCACAGAATTACTGATTGAATATACCCGCAACGCCACAGCACAAGTTACTCCGACTGCCACACCAACCGATAGTCCTGGGGATAATAGTCCTCAAGCCGGAAGTGCAGATTTCATTGGACCAGTATTACCCAGTAATTTAGCCTCAAGTCCAGCTAATATTTCGACTAATTCTGATAATAATATCCTTACCCCGTCAGACTCGCAGCAATTTAGTGACTTAAATAAACTAATACCAGTAATTCGTCAATATATTCAAGATTTAGCATCCCTGGGTGTATTATCAGTTAACAATAAAGCTGATAAATTCAATCAATTTGAACCGAATAAAATAATAACCCGCCGAGAATATGCTCGTTGGTTAGTGACAACAAATAATACTTTATATACCAGTAATTCTGCTAAACAAATTCGCCTAGTTGGAGAAAGCAGTCAACCCGCTTTTAGTGATGTACCTCGCAAAGACCCCGATTTCGCCGTCATCCAGGGGCTAGCAGAAGCTGGTTTGATACCCAGTAGCCTTTCGGGAGATAGTACGGAAGTCTTATTCCGCCCAGATGCGCCTTTAACTAGAGAACAAATGGTGTTATGGAAGATACCTTTAGATACTCGACAAGCTCTACCTACAGCTAACTTGGAGGCAGTTAAACAGACTTGGGGCTTTCAGGATGTGGGTAAAATCAACCCAAAAGCCTTGCGAGCAATTTTGGCAGACCATCAGAATGGGGAACAGGCAATTATTCGGCGAGTATTTGGTTATACCACCTTATTTCAACCGCAAAAGCCTGTCACCCGTGCCGAAGCAGCTACCGCGTTATGGTATTTTGGCTCCCAGGGCGAAGGCATTTCTGCCGCAGATGCGTTGAAGGGAAAAGGAAGATAG
- a CDS encoding histidine kinase, with amino-acid sequence MLKHDYMQLPQDQPIYSQAPLQLLLFVDDRPRSRQQVQRIRAFLEELRADYEFELQIIDVGQQPYLAEHFKVVATPALIKIHPEPRQVIAGSNIITQLKNWWSRWQMAVEEYLAIHINHAVIAEDTDSNPVVKAAIPSVANSVELIRLSDEVFRLKQEKDKLEEQLQFKDRIIAMLAHDLRNPLTAVGIAIDTLQSNFNAQLGQFERLTPAIATNLFKQARNQTRIIDRMITDLLQVGRGNEREFPIQPERLQLGRLCFQTLDELRDRYTVKSLNIKTDIPSDLPSVYADPERLRQVLINLLDNAIKYTPEGGDITIAALHRTTQKVQFSIGDSGLGIPEENRDRIFESHYRLERDEGKEGYGIGLSLCQRIIRAHYGQIWVDTSPAGGAWFHFTLPVYPK; translated from the coding sequence GTGTTAAAGCACGATTACATGCAACTTCCTCAGGATCAGCCTATCTACTCCCAGGCTCCACTACAACTGCTACTTTTTGTCGATGACCGTCCCAGATCCCGACAGCAAGTGCAGCGAATTCGCGCGTTTTTAGAGGAATTGCGTGCTGATTATGAATTTGAGTTACAAATTATTGATGTTGGACAACAACCATACTTAGCAGAACATTTTAAAGTTGTTGCAACTCCTGCATTGATTAAAATTCATCCTGAACCGCGACAGGTGATTGCTGGCAGTAATATCATTACTCAGCTCAAAAATTGGTGGTCACGCTGGCAAATGGCTGTAGAAGAGTATTTAGCAATACATATAAATCATGCAGTCATTGCTGAGGATACTGATTCTAATCCTGTCGTTAAAGCTGCAATTCCTTCGGTGGCAAACTCTGTGGAGTTAATCCGTCTTTCTGATGAGGTTTTTCGCTTAAAGCAGGAAAAGGACAAGCTAGAGGAGCAGCTACAGTTTAAAGATAGAATCATTGCTATGCTTGCCCACGATTTACGGAATCCGCTAACTGCTGTAGGCATTGCTATTGATACTTTACAGTCTAATTTCAATGCCCAACTTGGGCAATTTGAGCGTTTAACACCAGCGATCGCCACTAATCTATTTAAGCAAGCTCGCAATCAAACTCGAATTATTGACCGCATGATTACCGATTTATTGCAGGTAGGTAGGGGAAATGAGCGAGAATTCCCAATTCAACCTGAAAGACTGCAACTCGGTCGATTATGTTTTCAAACCTTGGATGAATTGCGCGATCGCTACACAGTTAAGTCTCTGAATATCAAAACTGATATTCCCAGCGATTTACCCTCTGTCTATGCTGACCCAGAACGTCTGCGGCAAGTACTGATAAATTTGCTAGATAATGCTATAAAATATACACCCGAAGGTGGAGATATCACAATTGCTGCTCTTCATCGAACTACCCAAAAAGTCCAGTTCAGCATTGGTGATAGTGGATTGGGAATACCAGAGGAAAACCGCGATCGTATTTTTGAAAGTCACTATCGTTTAGAACGGGATGAAGGTAAAGAAGGATACGGTATCGGTTTGAGTTTATGCCAACGTATTATCCGCGCTCACTACGGTCAAATCTGGGTAGATACTTCTCCTGCTGGAGGAGCATGGTTTCATTTTACACTGCCTGTTTATCCGAAGTAG